Sequence from the Pseudomonas sp. 7SR1 genome:
TGACAAACATGGCGATCCCGACAAGGACCCAAAAAAGGGTCATGACCACATGAACGACGCCGCCGGCTACTTCATTGCCAAGCGCTACCCGATCAACGCCGACATGACAGCCACCCAGCCTCTGAGAATGTAACCATGAGCAATAACCCAAGCGACACGCTCCCGGCCGTTGACGCCATGCGCAAGTACTGGGACGTGATTACTCCGCTCATGGGTGGAACGATGGCGATGCGTGCGGCAGGCAAGAGCCTTCTGCCCCAGTATCCCGCCGAGGCTGACGATTCGTACCAGGAGCGCCTGAAGCTGTCCACGCTGTTGCCGGCCTACTCGGAGACGGTCGGCAACATGACCTCCAGGGTGTTTGCTGAGCCTTTGCAGGTCGGTGACGATGTGCCAGAGCAACTCGTAGAGATGACCGCTGACATCGACCACTCCGGCAACGACCTCAACTCATGGGCTGTTGAGTTCTTCCGCGAAGGGTTGAGCCACGGCCTGTGTCATGCGCTCATTGATCACTCTCGCACTGAGGGAGTGCGCACCCAGGCGGAAGAGATTGCCGCCGGAGTGAGGCCCTATGCCGTTCTGGTGAAGCCTGAGCAGGTGCTGGGCTGGAGGGTAAAGGGCGGACAGCTCACGATGTTCCGCTATATCGAGATCGTCGAGGAGGAGGATGGTGAGTTTGGCGCGAAATGCGTCGAGCAGATCCGTGTTCTTGAGCCTGGAGCATGGCGGACGTACCGCAAGGCGGACAAAGGCGGATGGGGATTGCACGACGAGGGAGCCAACAGCCTGGCATACATCCCTCTGGTGACCTTTTACACCGGACGGACCGGCTTCATGACGGCCAAGCCGCCGCTCTTGGAACTGGCCCACCTCAACGTCAAGCACTGGCAGAGCCAGAGCGACCAGGACAACATCCTTCACGTCATCCGTGTGCCGATCCTGGTGCGCATCGGCGTGCAAGCCACATTCGACAATCAGGGCAAGCCAGTCCCGCCAGAATTCAAGGTGGGCACTGGTTCACTGACCGACTTGCCAAAGGATGGCGACCTCAAGTACGTCGAGCACACCGGGGCGGCGGTCAAGGCGGGAAGGGAAGCACTGCAAGACTTGCTCGACGAGATGCGCATGGCTGGGGCGAAGCTGCTCACGCCAGAAAAGAGCGCAACCAAGACCGCAACCCAGGCGGACGAGGAGGCAGCGCAGGAGCTGTCGCCATTGGCGCGGATGGCAAGCCACTTCGCTGACTGTCTGGCACAGCTTCTCCAGTTCATGGCCGATTACCGTGGCCTGGGTGATGGCGGCACGGTTGAGATGCGCGGCAACTTCGATGTCGACTACATGCCCGAAGTGTCGCTGCCGACACTCGTTGCGATGGCGAATGCCGGGATGCTCTCCAAGGAAACCCTTTTCGCCGAGATGCAGCGCCGCGGTGTTATCAGCGATGAATACGAATGGCCCACGGAACTGGCGAAGATCGAAGCCCAAGGCCCCGCACTCGGTACCCTGTGATGAAGACCGCCAACGAGGAGCTACTCGACAAGCTGATCGGGCATGAGGTCGACCTGCAGCACCTGAGCAACGCCCAGGTCGTGGCGATCATCAAGATCCTCAACAGCAAGGACGCAGAGCTGCGTGCTGCGCTGATCGAGGCAATCGACAACCTCGGCCCCAACCTGTCGGCCGCCTCAGTGGATGCTGCTCTGTCCGCCGTCCTGCGCCTGAATCAGTCGACTTTCGTGGATATCCGCCAGGCGCTGGACCAGGCCACCGACGGCTTGATCAGCTATGAGATCGCGTTCCAGCAGGGCGCGCTCCAGGCGGTGATTCCCGCCGTCGTGCAGGAAGCCTTCCCGATTGCGGACGCTAAGTTCAGTCAGGTCAAGGCCATTGCCCAGGCCAGGCCGTTCCAGGGGCGACTGCTCAGGGAGTGGATGAGTGGCATCGAGGCCTCTCGCGCCGCGTCGGTTCGCGATGCTGTGCGCGCTGGCGTGGTCGAGGGGCGAACAACGGCCGAAATCGTCCGCAGCATCATGGGTACCCGGGCGGAGAAGTACGCCGACGGCATCCTGCAGAAGTCACGTAGGGAGATCGAGGCCGTTGTCCGCTCTGCGGTATCGAGCACGGCTGAGGCTGCCAGCGACAAGGCCTACGAGGCGAACAGCGAAATCATCAGCCACGTTGAGTGGATCAGCACGCTGGATACACGAACCTCCACCACCTGCCGCATCAGGGACCGACTGCCCTATACGCTAGGCACCTACTTGCCAATCGGGCACAAGATTCCCTGGCTGGCTGGCCCTGGGCGGATCCACTGGTGCTGCCGCTCGACCAAGCTGCCGATCCTCAAGAGCGCATCGAAGCTTGGCTTCAGCAATGGCGCCACACGGGCCTCCATGGACGGTCAGGTGCCGCAGTCTACGACCTACGCCCGATGGCTGGGCCAGCAGTCAGCGGCACGCCAGGACGAGATCCTGGGCCCCGAGCGCGGTAAGTTGCTGAGGCAAGAGAAGCTCAAGCTCGACGACTTCTACAACGACAAAGGCAAGTTCCTGACACTTGATGAGCTTCGCGACAGGCTGCCCAGGTAGCTACAATGCGACCCCCTTCGCATCGGAAGCAGCCTTATGAAATGGTTTTTCGGGATTTGCATTGTTCTGGCAACCAACATTATGTCGGCATTACTAGGTCTGACCGCCGGGATAAATCAAAATCCTCAATCGACTGTTAAGTTTGTACCTGAGTGGGGCAGTGTGGGCGACTGGGTGTCAGGGGTTGGCGCTCTTGGGGCCGTCGTCGTGAGCTTGTACATGGTTAAGCGGAGTGAGAGGTTCCAGCTGGCGAGGGATAGTGAACAGCTTATGCTGGCTCAGGAGACAGGTTTCGCCTATTTGACGTTAAGAATCGGCTGCAGCGGTCTGAGAACATGCGCAGTCAGAGATGTCAGGATTTGTCACGGACTAAAACGCAGGTCGCTAAAACGCGACCTTTCCGCCGAGAGCGAGGGCGCTTTTCCTTGCAAGCTCGAACCGGGCGAGTCAATTGAATTGGATTGGAGCGGTTTGGAGATCAAGCCGATCTTGAGCAGTATCAAGAACCTCGAGCCCAAAAGCCTTGAAGGGCTCTACTTTGAGGTTGTAACTGGAATAGACGTACACAGATTCGACGTAGAAAGGCAGGTTATTGATCTGCTGAAAGAGGCTGAGGACGCGTTCGAAGTGCATCTTCTGGCAGATGCCAAGCCTCTATTATGAACATTTCCTACCAAACCACCCCGGCATTCGCTGGGGTTTTTTTTTGCCTGCGGTTCGGACGGACGGGGCGACAGGGCCGGATGGCTCACCAACTGGCCGGATGGCCCAGAGAGACGAGATGAAACTGAAGACTGTTGAAGTGGATGGCAAGCAATACGCTGAGATCCAGGATGGCAAGCCTGTGTATGTCGAGGACGACGGCAAAGAAGTCGCCTTTGATGCGGTGGGCACTCGCAGCACCATCACCCGCCTGAACGCTGAGGCCAAATCTCACCGTGAGCGCGCTGATGGATTCGAGAAGGTCGCCAAGGCCTTCGAGGGTATCGACGATGCCGCTGCCGCCAAGAAAGCCCTGGAAACAGTCGCCAACCTCGACGCCAAGAAGCTGGTGGATGCCGGTGAGATCGAGAAGGTGAAGGGCGAGATCAGCAAGGCCTTCCAGGCTCAACTGGATGAAGCCAACGGCAAGGCGCAGACACTCGAACAGCAACTGTACTCCGAGAAGATCGGCGGCAGCTTCGCTCGCTCGCAGTTCATCGCCGAGAAGATGGCTATTCCGGCAGACATGGTTCAGGCAGCGTTCGGCAGCAACTTCAAGATCGAAGAAGGCAAGGTTGTCGCTTACGACGGCCAGGGCCAGAAGGTATTCAGTCGTGCGCGCCCGGGCGAATTGGCCGACTTCAACGAAGCGCTTGAAACCCTCGTTTCGCAGTACCCCCATCGTGACCACATCCTCAAGAGCTCCGGCGCCAATGGCGGTGGCGCTCCCAATGGTGGTGGCCTGAACAAACCCATGAAGGGCAGCTTCGGCGGCTCCAAGGCTGAACGCCTGGAAGCCATCAAAGGCCTGACCGCAAGCGAATAAGGAGGCCCAATGGCCCTTTCGAACATGAAGGTATTCAACGAATACCTCAAGCGCACCACCATCGAGACCCTGGCGCAGGACGTTGAAAAATTCAACGCCGCTTCGGCAGGTTCCATCCGCCTGACCACTCAGGGCATTGACGGCGACTTCTTGCAAGAGTCGTTCTGGGCTGGCCTGCATGGCGCTCAGCGTCGTGTTGATCGGTATGCTGCCAACGGAAACCAGGCCGCAACCCCTCTGGCCCAAAAGCAGTATGACTCCGTGAAAATCGCGGGCGGCTTCGGCCCCATTCTGTGGGAGCCGGCTCAGTTGTCGTGGGTGCAGAAGAACCCGGAGGAAGCGCTGGAAGTAATCAGCCGCAACCTGTCCGAAGCCATCATGTCGGACCAGTTGAACACAGCCATTGCCGCCCTGGTGGCTGCGATTGGTAACCAGCCGTCCGCCACCAACGATGTTTCGGCTTCCGCTGGCGTGAGTTACATCGCCATCAACAACGCACACGCGCTGTTCGGTGATGCATCGCAACGCCTGGTAGCCCAGGTCATGACCGGCGCCATGTACCACAAGCTGCTGGGTCAGAACCTCGCCAACGCCGAAAAGCTGTTCACCTTCAGCGGTGTTCAGGTGGTCGACATCCTGGGCAAGGCCGTGATCATCACTGATGCCGCAGCTCTGTATGAGGCGGGCACGCCGAACAAGCAGAAGGTGCTGAGCCTGGCCGACGGCGCGGCGGTCGTGATGGATGGATCCGACCTGATCACCAACATCGAGACATCCAACGGCAAGGAGCGTATCGAAACCACCATGCAGGCCGACTACACCTTCGGTCTGGGTCTCAAGGGCTACACCTGGGACACCGCCAACGGCGGCAAGTCGCCAACCAGCGCCGAACTTGCTACCGGCACCAACTGGGACCTGGTTGCGAACAGCATCAAGGCATCGGCTGGCGTTCTCACCATCGGCGACGCCGCTCAGTAATCAAACAGCGCCCTTCGGGGCGCATTCCCAGGAGAAGGGTAATGTCCGAGAAAATCGTTTACGAGAAACACCCGGTAACCGCTGAGCGCAAAGCGGAACTGCGCCAGAAGGGCTACAAGATCATCGACGCCAAGTTCGCGCCGGATGACTACAAGCACCCGGAGCCGATGAAGAAGGGGGCTTCGGGAGGTGACAAGCCTTCCAAGGGCCTGCGGATCGAAGAAATCAAGGCGAAGCTGACCGAAAAAGGCATCCCGTTCGACGATACTGCCGAACGCCCAGCCCTCGCCGAACTGCTCGATAAATCGGTTCAGGAGTAAACCCAGTGACCATCTACATCAGTGTCGCGCAGGTGGATGCCTTGCTGGGTGCCAACTGGACCACCGAAGACAAGAAGCCGCGCGCGGTGCTGATGGCGAACACCTGGCTTACTAATCTCGGTCTGCCAGAGTTCGACCCAGTGCCGGACGATGTTGTTCAGGCGGGCGCCGAGGTTGCCATGGAGGCGGCGGCCGGCAGGATCTACGGCTCGAAGGAAACAGGCGTGACGGAGAAGTCCGTGAGTGCCGACGGCGTGTCGAGCAGCAAGTCGTTCTCCGAATCATCCCGGACCATCAGTGCCGGCGAATCGTTCGCCCTGGCGCTGCTGACCCATTACCTTGGCTCGGGCCAGGTCAAAGTCGTGAGGGGCTGATATGGGACTGCGCGAAGATCTACAGCGGGATCTGGCGGAAGCCTTTGATACCGACCTGGCCGATGCTGTGAGCCCTGTTGTTGGCATGCGCAAGGTTCAGGGTGAGTACGACCCGGACTCAGGCACGACGCCGGAAGTCATCACGACCTACGCCGGGCGCGGCGTGCTTGGCAGATACCTCGCCAAAGAGATCGATGGATCACTGATCCAGACCTCTGACGAAAAACTCACTGCCCTACAGAACGAGCTTTTCATCACGCTGCTGGGTGAGCCCACCGAAACCCAGGCCATCCCTGAAATCGGCGACGTCATCGGCGGTAAGCGCGCAATTAACGTCAGCCAGGACCCGGCCAAAGCTACCTGGACAGTTCAATTGAGGAGATAGCCATGCCGCGCGGATCGCACATGACGGGGCGCTACGGCGGCAGGAGTGGAAGTTTCGAGCTGCAACTGGCTGAGTTCGCTGCGCAGGCGAAAGGCGCTATCGACGCGAGTCTGCGAGAAATCATCATTGAGCTTGGCGGGTCACTGATCCGGATGTCACCCGTTGATACGGGGCGATTCCGTGGAAATTGGCAGTTCAGCATCGCACCACCTGCCGGCGGCACGCTTGATGTGATAGACCCCACCGGGGCAGAGGCAACGGCGCGACTTGTTGGCGAATCAATAGAGTTTCGCGCCGGAGCCACGGCTTTCATCGTCAACAACCTTCCGTATGCAATTCCGCTCGAGTACGGTCACTCCGATCAAGCGCCTGGCGGGATGGTGCGCATCACCCAGGCCCGCTTCCAGCAAATCGTGCTGGAGGCCATCAGGAACAACCAGGTATGAGTCACAAGATCATCCGCTCCCTGCTGGAGTCGCGCCTGAAGGCCTGGGCGGCGGCCCGAACGCCTGCGCTGCGCATCGCCTACCAGAATGTGCCATTCACGCCAAACAACGGCGAGACCTACCTTCGAGCGTTCCTGTTGCCGGCCGGCACCGATAGCAACGACTTGGCCGGTGCGCACCGGCTCTACACCGGACTGTTTCAAATCACCATTGTGACGCCGACCGGCAATGGGCCTGCCGGCGCAGAGACGATCGCCGATGAGCTTGCCGCGCTGTACCCACTGAATGATCGTCTGACCCGAAACGGTTTTACTGCTTTGGTGATGACTTCGGTTGAGCCAGGCCCTGAGCAGACCGAAGACACCTCCTTCACCCTGCCGATGTCCTTCCAGTACCGAGCCGACACCACAACCTAATCCGCCCGTTGGGCAAACCCAGAACCCGCTATTGAGCGGGTTTTGTCATTTCTGCAAAGAGGAAAAACACATGGGCTTTCGACTCCCCAACGGCGCGACCCTGCAAATCGCTTCGACCTACGGTACGGCGATCCCGGTCACCGCGCTGAGCAATGCCAACCCAGCGGTAGCCACTGCTGCGGCCCACGGCCTGACTGATGGCGACATTATCGCCGTGACTTCGGGTTGGACTCGCCTGAATGACCGGGCCGCACGCGTCTCCGACAGCGATACCGGAACCTTCGCGTTGGAAAATATCAACACCACCAACCTCCAGCCATACCCAGCTGGCTCGGGCATTGGCTCGGTGCGCGAAGTAACCGGTTTCGTCGAGATCTCGCAGATCACCGATGTGGCCACCAGCGGCGGCGACCAGCAGTTCCTGACCTTCGGCTTCCTGGCTGACGACGATGATCGCCAGATCCCGACCACCAAGAACCCGATCAGCATGTCGGTAACGGTTGCTGATGATCCAGCTCTGCCGTATGTGGCCGTGGTTGAAGCTGCCGATGAGGACAAGGTGGCCCGCGTGCTGCGCCTGAACCTGCCGAACGGCGACAGCATCCTCTACAACGCGTACGTGACCATCACCTCGACTCCGGCGCTGTCCCGGAACAACCTGATGACCCGTGTTATCAGCCTGTCGCTGGCAGGCCGCCCAACCCGTTACTCGGCGGTGGTGTAACCCATGGCGAAGATCAAGATTTCCCAGAACCCGACCTTCAAGGCGAAGGTTGCCATTCCGCGTGTTGGCGGCAAGCCAGAAGACGTGGAGTTCGAATTCAAGTACCTGGACCGCCTGGCCCTGGCCGCGCACTTCGACAAATGGAACGCCGCGCGCGAAGAGCACCAGCGGCATGTCCAGGAGGATGGTCTGTCCTGGCAGGAAGCCACGGTGGCCGAGATCGCGATTCAGGTTGGCCAGCTCAGGGACATCGTCGCGGGCTGGGCCTTTGACGACAAGCTTTCGGACGAGTCGCTGACGGCCCTGGTGACGACTTGCGTCGGCGCACCTCAGGCTGTGCTCGAGGCCTACCAGGCAGCATATCAACCGGCCCGCCTGGGAAACTGACCGGCGCCGCCCGCGTCCTGTATGAGCAGGGGCCGTCCGAATCGGATTTGGCGGCCTTCGGCATGACCCTGGCAGACATCCCGCCTGTTGAGTACGACGTCTGGCCGGACAACTGGTCGGCGTTCCTGATCTTCGAAGCGATGTCGACCCAGTGGCGTACCGGCATGGGAGGGGCCTCGGGCCTGGATTACAGCGCGCTCCCACCGGTCGCCAGTATGCTGGGCATGAAGCGGCGCGAACTTACCCAAGCCTTCCACGACGTCCGCGTCATGGAAGCAGAAGCCATGCTCGTGATGAGCGAATCGAAATAACGGAGCCCGCATGACTTCTATTGCTGAACTCGGCATCAAGGTCGATTCGACCGATGCTGCGCAGGCGAGCTCCGACCTCGACAAGCTCACCGCGGCGGGTGGCCGGGCCGAGAAAGCAGCCGAGGGAGTTTCCCGGAGCGCTGACAAGGCTTCGGTATCGATCAAGAAGCAGAAGGACGAGCTTTCCGACCTGCTCGGCGAGATTGACCCGACCGTCAAGGCCTTGGGTCGCCTGGACGAGCTCGAAAGCAAGCTCGCCAAGCAGAAGAAGCTCGGCGCGCTCGATGCTTCGACCTTCAGCGAATACCAGGCCAAGATCGATCAGTCCAGGACGAACCTTGGCCGCTTCGATGACTCCCTGACCCGTACCGGCAACACCGCCAAGCAGACAGCCAATGCGCTGCGCGGAGTGCCCGCGCAGTTCACTGACATCGCCGTATCGCTGCAGGGCGGCCAGAACCCACTGACTGTTCTGCTTCAGCAGGGCGGCCAGCTCAAGGATATGTTCGGCGGCATCGGGCCGGCGGCCAAAGCCCTGGGCGGCTATGTGCTCGGCCTTGTGAATCCGTTCACCGTGGCCGCAGCAGCCATAGCCGGCCTCACGTACGCCTACTATTCCGGCAGCGAGGAAGCCGTTGGATACCGCGAAGAGCTTATAAAGACCGGTAATGCTGCTGGCACGTCGGCAGACGCTCTGACTCAAATGGCGCGGCAAGTCAGCGCAACCGTGGGCACCACTGGTGCCGCCGCGGAGGTCCTAACGAAGCTGGCTGGGGCTGGGAAGATCGTCAGTGGCAGTTTTGAAGGGATCACGATCGCCGCGCTGGATTGGGAAAAGGCCACTGGGCGAGCGGTCGAGGAAACGATTGCTGAGTTCGTGAAGATCGGCAAGGACCCGGTTGCAGCGGCCAAGGAGCTGAACGACCAGTACAACTTCCTCACGGCCAGCACCTACGCACAGATCGTCGCGCTGAAATCCCAGGGCGACACGATCGGCGCGGCCAAGCTGCTGACCGACACCTACGTCGACACCATCAAGAATCGCAGCAGCGAGGTGATGGAAAACCTCTCGGTGTGGGAGCGGGGATGGAAGAGCCTGAAGGGCGAGATCTCTGCCACCGCGGACGCGGTGAAGGATATCGGGCGGGAGCAGGCCCTGGCGAGTCGAATTACTGAAGCCCAGCAACGCGTGGCCGCCGCCCAGAGCATGGTGAACGGCGACCCAAGCGATACCGATGCTCAGGAAAAACTGAAGAATTCCAGGCTCGAACTTGAATTCCTGACTCAGCAGAAGAACACCCAGGACGCCATAGCCAAGGCTCAGGGCCTGAACGCACAGATCCAGCGCGACGGCATCGACGCGAGCATGCGCCTGAAGGCGATCAGCGACTCCAACCTCACCAACGAAGAGAAGCGCAACAAGCTGATCAAAGAGTACAAGCGGGATGTTGAGGCGCTGCGCAAGGCCAACGCCAACGATCCACTGGTACAGCCGGACGTCGTCGAGAAGACGATCCAGAACATCCACGAGAAGAACAAGGACCCGAAGGCACCGACATCGGCCCTCAACCTGTCCGGGTTCAACGACTCGAAGAATCAACTGTCGGCGATCCTTGGCGAGTACAAAAACGCCCAGAAGGAACTGGAAGCGGCGCAGAAGGCCGGACTGGTCACCCAGGAAGACTACCTGCTCAAGCGCCAGGCGCTGATCGGCAACGAGCGCGACGAGGTCACGGCTGCCTATGAGGCCGAGATTGCAGCGCTTGAGGCATCCAAGGGCAAGGCCAGCACATCGGCGGCCCAGCGCATTCAACTGGACCAGAAAATCGCCGACGCCCGAGCCAACATGGTCAAGGCGCAGAAGGAGGCGGACAGCGAACTCGAAGTCATCGCCACCAACGAGCA
This genomic interval carries:
- a CDS encoding DUF4055 domain-containing protein, which produces MSNNPSDTLPAVDAMRKYWDVITPLMGGTMAMRAAGKSLLPQYPAEADDSYQERLKLSTLLPAYSETVGNMTSRVFAEPLQVGDDVPEQLVEMTADIDHSGNDLNSWAVEFFREGLSHGLCHALIDHSRTEGVRTQAEEIAAGVRPYAVLVKPEQVLGWRVKGGQLTMFRYIEIVEEEDGEFGAKCVEQIRVLEPGAWRTYRKADKGGWGLHDEGANSLAYIPLVTFYTGRTGFMTAKPPLLELAHLNVKHWQSQSDQDNILHVIRVPILVRIGVQATFDNQGKPVPPEFKVGTGSLTDLPKDGDLKYVEHTGAAVKAGREALQDLLDEMRMAGAKLLTPEKSATKTATQADEEAAQELSPLARMASHFADCLAQLLQFMADYRGLGDGGTVEMRGNFDVDYMPEVSLPTLVAMANAGMLSKETLFAEMQRRGVISDEYEWPTELAKIEAQGPALGTL
- a CDS encoding DUF6651 domain-containing protein → MKLKTVEVDGKQYAEIQDGKPVYVEDDGKEVAFDAVGTRSTITRLNAEAKSHRERADGFEKVAKAFEGIDDAAAAKKALETVANLDAKKLVDAGEIEKVKGEISKAFQAQLDEANGKAQTLEQQLYSEKIGGSFARSQFIAEKMAIPADMVQAAFGSNFKIEEGKVVAYDGQGQKVFSRARPGELADFNEALETLVSQYPHRDHILKSSGANGGGAPNGGGLNKPMKGSFGGSKAERLEAIKGLTASE
- a CDS encoding major capsid protein; this translates as MALSNMKVFNEYLKRTTIETLAQDVEKFNAASAGSIRLTTQGIDGDFLQESFWAGLHGAQRRVDRYAANGNQAATPLAQKQYDSVKIAGGFGPILWEPAQLSWVQKNPEEALEVISRNLSEAIMSDQLNTAIAALVAAIGNQPSATNDVSASAGVSYIAINNAHALFGDASQRLVAQVMTGAMYHKLLGQNLANAEKLFTFSGVQVVDILGKAVIITDAAALYEAGTPNKQKVLSLADGAAVVMDGSDLITNIETSNGKERIETTMQADYTFGLGLKGYTWDTANGGKSPTSAELATGTNWDLVANSIKASAGVLTIGDAAQ
- a CDS encoding HK97 gp10 family phage protein, which encodes MPRGSHMTGRYGGRSGSFELQLAEFAAQAKGAIDASLREIIIELGGSLIRMSPVDTGRFRGNWQFSIAPPAGGTLDVIDPTGAEATARLVGESIEFRAGATAFIVNNLPYAIPLEYGHSDQAPGGMVRITQARFQQIVLEAIRNNQV
- a CDS encoding DUF4128 domain-containing protein, whose translation is MSHKIIRSLLESRLKAWAAARTPALRIAYQNVPFTPNNGETYLRAFLLPAGTDSNDLAGAHRLYTGLFQITIVTPTGNGPAGAETIADELAALYPLNDRLTRNGFTALVMTSVEPGPEQTEDTSFTLPMSFQYRADTTT
- a CDS encoding phage tail protein, whose translation is MGFRLPNGATLQIASTYGTAIPVTALSNANPAVATAAAHGLTDGDIIAVTSGWTRLNDRAARVSDSDTGTFALENINTTNLQPYPAGSGIGSVREVTGFVEISQITDVATSGGDQQFLTFGFLADDDDRQIPTTKNPISMSVTVADDPALPYVAVVEAADEDKVARVLRLNLPNGDSILYNAYVTITSTPALSRNNLMTRVISLSLAGRPTRYSAVV
- a CDS encoding phage tail assembly chaperone, producing the protein MAKIKISQNPTFKAKVAIPRVGGKPEDVEFEFKYLDRLALAAHFDKWNAAREEHQRHVQEDGLSWQEATVAEIAIQVGQLRDIVAGWAFDDKLSDESLTALVTTCVGAPQAVLEAYQAAYQPARLGN
- a CDS encoding DUF1799 domain-containing protein; this encodes MTLADIPPVEYDVWPDNWSAFLIFEAMSTQWRTGMGGASGLDYSALPPVASMLGMKRRELTQAFHDVRVMEAEAMLVMSESK
- a CDS encoding phage tail tape measure protein, with the protein product MTSIAELGIKVDSTDAAQASSDLDKLTAAGGRAEKAAEGVSRSADKASVSIKKQKDELSDLLGEIDPTVKALGRLDELESKLAKQKKLGALDASTFSEYQAKIDQSRTNLGRFDDSLTRTGNTAKQTANALRGVPAQFTDIAVSLQGGQNPLTVLLQQGGQLKDMFGGIGPAAKALGGYVLGLVNPFTVAAAAIAGLTYAYYSGSEEAVGYREELIKTGNAAGTSADALTQMARQVSATVGTTGAAAEVLTKLAGAGKIVSGSFEGITIAALDWEKATGRAVEETIAEFVKIGKDPVAAAKELNDQYNFLTASTYAQIVALKSQGDTIGAAKLLTDTYVDTIKNRSSEVMENLSVWERGWKSLKGEISATADAVKDIGREQALASRITEAQQRVAAAQSMVNGDPSDTDAQEKLKNSRLELEFLTQQKNTQDAIAKAQGLNAQIQRDGIDASMRLKAISDSNLTNEEKRNKLIKEYKRDVEALRKANANDPLVQPDVVEKTIQNIHEKNKDPKAPTSALNLSGFNDSKNQLSAILGEYKNAQKELEAAQKAGLVTQEDYLLKRQALIGNERDEVTAAYEAEIAALEASKGKASTSAAQRIQLDQKIADARANMVKAQKEADSELEVIATNEQGRLAKQALAIKTYTDALDQQNVALRRAGSRAADGVGRGDRENAINGELNEIADRANQQRLDLARDKADQARNMSAEEYQAKLDAINKSEKDLSETVLSNYEQMSEAQSDWRKGATSAFSNYLESARNIAGQTRDLFSNAFSSMEDSVVNFAITGKGSFGDFTKSVLADMARIATRTAASEGLSALFGLAASAAGSYFGGASSAGSTQAGYSGDLSGFTPGSIQAKGGAWSGGVQMFANGAAFANSIVSKPTAFGMAGGGIGVMGEAGEEAIMPLTRTAGGQLGVRALTGGGSGTAISINAPVTVVTQDRSSEGMQIDQQALSKSLQSQMQAVAEKAVADSWRAGGTSFRNANGRA